The Candidatus Sysuiplasma acidicola genome includes a window with the following:
- a CDS encoding class I SAM-dependent methyltransferase produces the protein MDEERKRLRMSFDVDPSTYDLARPGYPDQLYDDIVFACSLEKQSRLLEIGCGTGKATMAFARRGYSIDAVEIGERMAKFAVEKAAGYDVNVMNTSFEEWQTTDNHYDLAFAATSFHWIDSRTSLAKVNRALKEGGHIAVFWHSHVMTERTADAFDRLQRAYEEEAPAIAHETFRKQVENSSMEFHDKLQKSGLFGEIRRSSYYFTESYDANAYVRLLSTYSDHIMLDEETRSNLFREIRKLICKMPGGSITKEYETVLFTARKTGKV, from the coding sequence GTGGACGAGGAGCGGAAAAGGCTGCGTATGTCGTTCGATGTAGACCCGTCGACATATGACTTGGCGAGGCCGGGTTATCCCGACCAGCTGTATGATGATATCGTGTTCGCGTGCAGCCTTGAGAAACAGTCCAGACTCCTGGAGATAGGATGCGGGACCGGAAAAGCAACGATGGCTTTTGCAAGAAGAGGATATTCCATAGACGCAGTTGAGATTGGAGAACGCATGGCGAAATTCGCAGTGGAAAAGGCGGCAGGCTACGACGTGAATGTCATGAATACATCCTTCGAAGAATGGCAGACGACAGATAACCATTATGATCTTGCCTTTGCCGCCACATCGTTTCACTGGATTGACAGCCGAACATCGCTGGCAAAGGTTAACAGAGCGTTGAAAGAGGGTGGCCACATTGCGGTGTTCTGGCATTCGCATGTCATGACGGAGAGAACAGCGGACGCATTCGACAGACTGCAACGTGCATATGAGGAAGAGGCGCCCGCAATAGCACATGAGACATTTCGCAAACAGGTGGAAAATTCTTCAATGGAATTCCACGACAAACTGCAGAAATCCGGCCTGTTTGGAGAAATACGGCGAAGCAGTTACTACTTTACCGAATCTTACGATGCAAATGCATACGTGAGGCTCCTCTCCACATATTCCGATCACATCATGCTTGACGAAGAGACAAGGAGCAATCTCTTCAGAGAGATAAGAAAACTGATCTGCAAAATGCCCGGCGGAAGCATCACAAAAGAGTATGAAACAGTGCTGTTCACTGCAAGGAAGACAGGAAAGGTGTGA
- a CDS encoding HAMP domain-containing histidine kinase yields the protein MRRLVSTGELNSIGNDFELQPDTLKILADSYNFPVMFFVKNELMTSPALSYMNRAAVSLFEGMEKIGEGLDITILASKLFGESNAADILSIFFEKGEFRGRVQLRLQENDQAEIVLKRLDSRKAGSIAFMVIDRRGIDEEILRSYPAMLQRFELSYNMTKHDIQNHIAAISSYLELCFRDESTEVRNQYLARISAIVQDMTKYIRNMGAATPSSVKVEWRRIDDIVRSGLSDIAMEGVKVSIDCNDFEMPYTPLLSRVFYNLAYNSLCHGKHVRAISVHCEHEGDTLRVIYRDDGPGISPSVRPRLFAPPAKGGKLHALFLIRQILFLHGCTISEKGQFGSGARFEISIPESQFRKDRGKSGSTTP from the coding sequence TTGAGACGTTTGGTGTCGACGGGAGAACTCAATAGCATCGGTAATGACTTTGAACTTCAGCCTGATACGCTGAAGATATTAGCCGATTCATACAATTTTCCGGTAATGTTCTTTGTCAAGAACGAACTAATGACTTCTCCCGCGCTTTCTTACATGAACCGGGCTGCCGTCAGTCTCTTTGAAGGTATGGAAAAAATTGGTGAAGGCTTAGACATTACCATTCTTGCTTCAAAACTGTTTGGCGAGTCCAATGCGGCTGATATACTCAGTATTTTTTTTGAAAAAGGCGAATTTCGCGGAAGGGTTCAGCTGCGACTTCAGGAAAACGATCAGGCCGAAATCGTTCTGAAACGTCTGGATTCACGCAAAGCAGGAAGCATTGCATTCATGGTTATAGACAGGAGGGGTATTGATGAGGAAATACTCAGGAGCTATCCAGCAATGCTGCAACGTTTTGAACTCTCTTATAATATGACCAAACATGACATTCAGAATCACATCGCAGCCATTTCTTCCTATCTTGAATTATGCTTCAGGGATGAAAGCACCGAGGTGAGGAATCAGTATCTTGCCAGAATATCGGCGATAGTACAGGACATGACAAAATACATCCGAAATATGGGGGCAGCCACACCGAGCAGCGTGAAAGTCGAATGGCGCAGGATCGATGATATTGTCCGCTCTGGACTGTCCGATATTGCAATGGAAGGTGTGAAAGTAAGCATCGACTGTAATGATTTTGAAATGCCGTATACTCCTCTGCTCTCCAGGGTTTTTTACAATCTCGCCTATAACTCGCTCTGTCACGGAAAACATGTACGGGCAATAAGCGTGCATTGTGAGCACGAAGGGGACACACTCAGAGTAATATACAGGGATGACGGCCCGGGCATTAGCCCTTCGGTAAGGCCCAGGCTGTTTGCTCCACCGGCAAAAGGCGGGAAGCTGCATGCACTCTTCCTGATCAGGCAGATTCTGTTCCTTCACGGGTGCACGATCTCCGAAAAGGGGCAGTTTGGAAGCGGCGCACGTTTTGAAATCAGCATTCCGGAGTCACAATTCAGGAAGGACCGCGGCAAGTCTGGCAGCACCACCCCCTGA
- a CDS encoding HAD family hydrolase — MANIAVFIDRDDTIIQDVPYCSSRDDVRLMKGAAEGIRKLNDSGIRVIVITNQSGIGRGYFTVEQMEEVNMEMERQLAVDGAHIDALFFCPHKPEDGCACRKPATGLIDAARNKLHTENEFVIGDRDDIDGELARRAGLKYALVGERTLLEVVEEYLKDMQNGNY; from the coding sequence ATGGCCAACATTGCAGTATTCATAGACAGAGACGACACGATAATCCAGGACGTTCCCTACTGCAGTTCTCGTGACGATGTCAGGCTCATGAAGGGAGCGGCCGAGGGTATACGGAAACTCAACGATTCAGGGATACGGGTCATTGTCATTACCAATCAGTCCGGAATAGGCAGGGGATACTTCACGGTTGAGCAGATGGAGGAAGTGAACATGGAGATGGAACGTCAGCTTGCAGTGGACGGGGCCCATATCGACGCGCTGTTCTTCTGCCCTCATAAACCTGAAGACGGTTGCGCCTGCCGGAAACCTGCGACGGGACTCATTGACGCTGCAAGGAATAAACTCCATACGGAAAATGAATTTGTAATCGGAGACAGGGATGACATTGACGGTGAGCTTGCCAGACGCGCCGGGTTGAAATACGCACTCGTTGGAGAGAGGACATTGCTTGAAGTTGTGGAAGAGTACCTGAAAGACATGCAGAATGGGAATTACTGA